In Staphylococcus saccharolyticus, one genomic interval encodes:
- the cysS gene encoding cysteine--tRNA ligase, producing MITLYNTLTRQKETFEPIEPGKVKMYVCGPTVYNYIHIGNARPAINYDVVRRYFEYKGYEVIYVSNFTDVDDKLINRSKELNESVPEIAEKYIKAFYEDVGALNVKKATSNPRVMHHMDEIIDFIKKLVDQGYAYASYGDVYFRTRKFDGYGKLSHQSLNDLKVGARIEAGEQKEDDLDFTLWKEAKPGEISWNSPFGEGRPGWHIECSVMAYHELGPTIDIHAGGSDLQFPHHENEIAQSEAHNHAPFANYWMHNGFINIDNEKMSKSLGNFILVHDIIKEIDPDVLRFFIISVHYRSPINYNLELVGAARSGLERIRNSYKLIEEKENIATDLVEQLAYIKQIDTILKQFEAVMDDDFNTANAVTAWYDLAKLANKYVLENTTSTKVINKFKEVYKIFSDVLGIPLKGKETDELLDEDIEQLIEERNVARKNKDFTRADEIRDILKERNIILEDTPQGVRFKRG from the coding sequence ATGATTACATTATATAACACTTTAACGCGTCAGAAAGAGACGTTTGAGCCCATTGAACCGGGTAAGGTAAAAATGTATGTATGTGGTCCAACTGTTTATAATTATATTCACATAGGAAATGCTCGACCTGCCATCAATTATGATGTAGTCAGAAGATATTTTGAATATAAAGGATATGAAGTTATTTATGTTTCAAATTTTACAGATGTAGACGATAAATTAATCAACCGCTCTAAAGAATTGAACGAGAGTGTCCCTGAAATTGCAGAAAAATATATTAAAGCATTTTATGAAGATGTAGGTGCTTTAAACGTTAAAAAAGCAACATCTAATCCTCGAGTGATGCATCATATGGATGAAATTATCGATTTTATCAAAAAGTTAGTAGATCAAGGATATGCTTATGCAAGTTATGGCGATGTTTACTTTAGAACTCGTAAGTTTGATGGATATGGTAAATTAAGCCACCAATCTTTAAATGACTTAAAAGTAGGAGCTCGTATCGAAGCTGGTGAACAAAAAGAAGATGACTTGGATTTTACTTTATGGAAAGAAGCTAAACCGGGTGAAATTAGTTGGAATAGTCCATTTGGCGAAGGTCGACCTGGTTGGCATATCGAATGTTCAGTGATGGCATATCATGAACTAGGTCCAACAATTGATATTCATGCTGGCGGATCAGATTTACAATTTCCGCACCATGAAAATGAAATCGCTCAATCAGAAGCGCACAATCACGCACCATTTGCTAACTATTGGATGCATAATGGTTTTATTAATATTGATAATGAGAAAATGAGTAAATCATTAGGAAACTTTATTTTAGTACATGATATTATCAAAGAAATTGATCCCGATGTTTTGCGTTTCTTTATAATTAGTGTGCATTATCGTAGTCCTATTAACTATAATTTAGAACTTGTGGGAGCTGCACGTAGTGGCTTAGAGCGCATACGTAATAGTTATAAATTGATTGAAGAAAAAGAAAATATTGCTACTGATTTAGTTGAACAGTTAGCTTATATTAAGCAAATTGATACTATTCTTAAACAGTTTGAAGCTGTAATGGACGACGATTTTAACACTGCTAATGCGGTTACAGCTTGGTATGACTTAGCGAAACTTGCGAATAAATATGTTCTTGAAAATACAACTTCAACTAAAGTGATTAATAAATTTAAAGAAGTGTATAAAATTTTTAGTGATGTATTAGGTATTCCTCTTAAAGGAAAAGAAACAGATGAGTTATTAGATGAAGATATTGAGCAATTAATTGAGGAACGTAACGTAGCACGTAAGAATAAAGATTTCACCCGCGCAGATGAAATTAGAGATATATTAAAAGAACGTAATATTATTTTAGAAGATACGCCTCAAGGTGTAAGATTTAAGCGTGGTTAA
- the cysE gene encoding serine O-acetyltransferase: MKDDIKMVFEQDPAARSTLEVVTTYAGIHAVWSHLIAHKLYNKKRFVAARMISQLSRFFTGIEIHPGAKIGKRLFIDHGMGVVIGETCTIGDNVTIYQGVTLGGTGKDRGKRHPDIGDNVLIAAGSKILGNIQIDSNVNIGANSVVLQSVPSYTTVVGIPGHIVKQEGKRIGKTFDHRNLPDPLFEQIKHLERQLEKAKNGEIQDDYII, translated from the coding sequence ATGAAAGACGATATAAAAATGGTGTTTGAACAGGATCCAGCAGCACGCTCAACTTTAGAAGTAGTAACAACTTATGCAGGCATACATGCAGTGTGGAGTCATTTAATAGCCCATAAACTTTATAATAAAAAACGTTTTGTTGCAGCAAGAATGATTTCGCAATTGTCACGTTTTTTCACAGGAATAGAAATTCATCCGGGCGCCAAAATTGGTAAGCGATTATTTATCGATCATGGTATGGGTGTAGTAATTGGAGAAACATGTACAATTGGCGATAATGTAACAATATATCAAGGTGTCACTTTAGGTGGTACTGGTAAGGATAGAGGTAAAAGGCATCCTGATATTGGTGATAATGTATTAATAGCAGCTGGCTCTAAAATTTTAGGTAATATCCAAATTGATTCTAACGTTAATATAGGGGCCAATTCTGTCGTTTTACAATCTGTGCCTAGTTATACAACTGTTGTCGGTATTCCTGGTCACATTGTAAAACAAGAAGGCAAACGTATAGGTAAAACATTTGATCACCGTAACTTACCTGATCCACTTTTTGAACAAATAAAACATTTAGAGCGCCAACTTGAAAAAGCTAAGAATGGAGAAATTCAAGATGATTACATTATATAA